From a region of the Triticum aestivum cultivar Chinese Spring chromosome 7D, IWGSC CS RefSeq v2.1, whole genome shotgun sequence genome:
- the LOC123169335 gene encoding protein TIC 22, chloroplastic produces the protein MPPPNSSLPLAAAPMSDPSPYPSPPPNPLAAASSFLHHHLSSLASRFAAPRPALAAARPPGPHGAAAQPLALGPDEVARALTGTPVFTVCNSSNEFVLVSDPATGLRSLGLLCFRSEDADALLSHVRTRQPVLGKGAKVVPITLDQVYMLKAEGIAFRFLPDPLQIKNALQLKSGLTGFDGVPVFQSDLLVVKKQKKRYCPVYFQKEDIERELRKASKSSKGSALSKQIMVGSLEDVLKKMEINDRNSGWDDLIFIPPGKSLNQHINEVIKCGGLPRSWAPLQRAEFREVMSTGEGRGHGGIFCY, from the exons ATGCCGCCGCCCAACTCCTCCCtcccgctcgccgccgcccccatGTCCGACCCCTCCCCATACCCCTCCCCGCCCCCCaaccccctcgccgccgcctcctccttcctccaccaccacctctcCAGCCTCGCCTCGCgcttcgccgccccgcgccccgcgcTCGCCGCGGCGCGCCCGCCGGGGCCCCacggcgccgccgcccagcccctcgcGCTCGGGCCCGACGAGGTCGCGCGCGCGCTCACCGGCACGCCCGTCTTCACCGTCTGCAACTCCAGCAACGAGTTCGTGCTCGTCTCCGACCCCGCCACCGGCCTCCGCTccctcggcctcctctgcttccgcTCCGAGGACGCCGACGCCCTCCTCTCCCAT GTGAGGACGCGGCAGCCGGTGTTAGGGAAGGGGGCAAAAGTGGTGCCGATTACGCTAGATCAG GTTTATATGTTGAAGGCCGAAGGTATCGCATTCCGCTTCTTACCTGATCCACTTCAAATAAAGAATGCACTGCAG TTGAAATCTGGCTTAACTGGTTTTGATGGTGTCCCTGTTTTTCAG TCAGATCTATTGGTCGTTAAGAAACAGAAGAAGCGCTATTGTCCAGTATACTTTCAAAAG GAGGACATAGAAAGAGAGCTTAGAAAGGCGTCTAAATCTTCGAAAGGATCAGCCTTATCTAAGCAAATTATG GTTGGTAGTTTGGAGGATGTCTTGAAGAAAATGGAG ATTAACGACAGAAATTCTGGTTGGGACGACTTAATCTTCATACCACCTGGAAAGAGTCTCAACCAACATATCAATGAG GTGATCAAATGCGGTGGCTTACCACGATCGTGGGCGCCATTGCAAAGAGCTGAGTTCAGAGAAGTGATGTCAACAGGGGAAGGTCGTGGTCATGGAGGTATTTTCTGCTACTAG
- the LOC123165681 gene encoding cystinosin homolog isoform X2 gives MSSSWNSVGLEVLYQVIGWIAFVAWSFSFYPQVVLNYRRKSVVGLNFDFLVLNFTKHSSYLIYNAALFFSPFIQQQYHDKFGDKEMIPVAANDVAFSLHAVALTSFTLYQVFIYERGNQKVSKVCISISAVVWSAAIVCLIVAWPKSNWLWLIDVFNSIQVAMTTVKYIPQAVMNFRRKSTVGWSIGNILLDLTGGVLNFGQMGVQSIDQHTLVNFYGNIGKTLLSLETVFFDVLFIIQHYVLYPVKRDENDSEYPVLPVQVKDGKDGTAV, from the exons ATGTCGTCGTCGTGGAACTCGGTGGGGCTGGAGGTGCTCTACCAGGTCATCGGGTGGATCGCCTTCGTCGCCTGGTCCTTCAGCTTCTACCCGCAGGTCGTCCTCAACTACAGGCGCAAGAG TGTCGTCGGTCTGAACTTCGATTTTCTGGTGCTGAATTTCACAAAGCACTCTTCCTACCTCATATACAATGCTGCTCTATTCTTCAGCCCCTTCATCCAGCAACAGTATCATGACAAGTTTGGTGATAAAGAG ATGATTCCTGTTGCTGCAAATGATGTTgctttctctctacatgcagtggCCTTGACATCTTTTACCCTTTACCAAGTTTTTATTTATGAG CGTGGAAACCAGAAAGTCTCCAAAGTGTGCATATCAATCTCTGCTGTTGTCTGGTCAGCTGCTATTGTTTGCCTCATTGTAGCTTGGCCAAAAAGTAACTGGCTATGGCTTATTGATGTATTCAA TTCAATACAGGTTGCGATGACAACAGTCAAGTACATCCCTCAG GCTGTGATGAACTTCAGGCGGAAGAGTACAGTTGGTTGGAGTATTGGCAATATTTTACTTGATCTTACAGGGGGGGTGCTGAACTTTGGTCAGATGGGTGTGCAATCTATTGATCAGC ACACTTTAGTGAATTTCTATGGAAATATCGGCAAGACCCTTCTTTCGTTG GAAACTGTTTTCTTCGATGTTCTCTTCATAATTCAACACTATGTGTTGTACCCTGTCAAACGGGATGAGAATG ACTCTGAGTACCCTGTTCTCCCCGTTCAAGTGAAAGATGGGAAAGATGGGACGGCCGTGTAA
- the LOC123165681 gene encoding cystinosin homolog isoform X1, with translation MSSSWNSVGLEVLYQVIGWIAFVAWSFSFYPQVVLNYRRKSVVGLNFDFLVLNFTKHSSYLIYNAALFFSPFIQQQYHDKFGDKEMIPVAANDVAFSLHAVALTSFTLYQVFIYERGNQKVSKVCISISAVVWSAAIVCLIVAWPKSNWLWLIDVFNSIQVAMTTVKYIPQAVMNFRRKSTVGWSIGNILLDLTGGVLNFGQMGVQSIDQHTLVNFYGNIGKTLLSLETVFFDVLFIIQHYVLYPVKRDENGKAIISERVAPLIRPSDKPEEDSV, from the exons ATGTCGTCGTCGTGGAACTCGGTGGGGCTGGAGGTGCTCTACCAGGTCATCGGGTGGATCGCCTTCGTCGCCTGGTCCTTCAGCTTCTACCCGCAGGTCGTCCTCAACTACAGGCGCAAGAG TGTCGTCGGTCTGAACTTCGATTTTCTGGTGCTGAATTTCACAAAGCACTCTTCCTACCTCATATACAATGCTGCTCTATTCTTCAGCCCCTTCATCCAGCAACAGTATCATGACAAGTTTGGTGATAAAGAG ATGATTCCTGTTGCTGCAAATGATGTTgctttctctctacatgcagtggCCTTGACATCTTTTACCCTTTACCAAGTTTTTATTTATGAG CGTGGAAACCAGAAAGTCTCCAAAGTGTGCATATCAATCTCTGCTGTTGTCTGGTCAGCTGCTATTGTTTGCCTCATTGTAGCTTGGCCAAAAAGTAACTGGCTATGGCTTATTGATGTATTCAA TTCAATACAGGTTGCGATGACAACAGTCAAGTACATCCCTCAG GCTGTGATGAACTTCAGGCGGAAGAGTACAGTTGGTTGGAGTATTGGCAATATTTTACTTGATCTTACAGGGGGGGTGCTGAACTTTGGTCAGATGGGTGTGCAATCTATTGATCAGC ACACTTTAGTGAATTTCTATGGAAATATCGGCAAGACCCTTCTTTCGTTG GAAACTGTTTTCTTCGATGTTCTCTTCATAATTCAACACTATGTGTTGTACCCTGTCAAACGGGATGAGAATGGTAAGGCCATCATTTCTGAGAGGGTAGCTCCTCTGATCAGGCCCTCAGATAAGCCTGAAGAAGATAGTGTATGA